In Thermorudis peleae, a genomic segment contains:
- the fmt gene encoding methionyl-tRNA formyltransferase: MVDDADELSMGEHQQQPIRTMFFGTPDFAVPILRALAQDPRFSVVLVVTQPDRPSGRGRTMTPPPVKQLADALGLPVFQPRTLRHADVQATLAAAQPDLAVVAAYGLLLPRPVLDLPPHGCVNVHPSLLPRYRGATPIQAALLNGDSETGITLLLMTERLDAGPILAQWVLPIQPDDTAGTLHDRLAAFAADHVPDALVAWVTGKLIPREQDERLASYTRPLTKEDGCINWTRPAVEIDRMVRAFSPWPRAWTQVEQSRLIILRVALAADHPSLAPGELWPAAAGLLVGTGSTPIVLLEVIPEGRAAMSGLAWWRGARLPPGTRFAACEKGQTDGSRFPRNA, translated from the coding sequence ATGGTAGACGATGCTGACGAGTTGAGCATGGGAGAGCACCAACAGCAACCAATCCGAACAATGTTCTTCGGCACACCTGATTTCGCCGTGCCAATTTTGCGCGCGCTTGCACAGGATCCGCGCTTCAGCGTTGTCCTTGTTGTTACCCAGCCCGATCGGCCGTCAGGTCGTGGTCGAACAATGACGCCACCACCAGTAAAACAGCTTGCCGATGCGCTGGGCCTGCCGGTTTTCCAGCCCCGAACGCTCCGTCACGCTGACGTCCAAGCGACACTCGCTGCTGCTCAACCTGATCTTGCTGTCGTTGCAGCCTACGGACTCCTTTTGCCACGACCCGTGCTTGATCTTCCACCTCATGGGTGTGTCAACGTTCACCCCTCCTTGCTCCCACGGTATCGCGGTGCAACACCAATTCAGGCTGCTTTGCTCAACGGCGACAGCGAAACAGGCATAACGCTGCTGCTGATGACAGAGCGGCTTGATGCAGGGCCAATTCTTGCTCAGTGGGTTCTTCCAATTCAGCCCGATGACACAGCTGGAACCCTTCACGATCGACTCGCGGCATTCGCAGCAGACCACGTTCCGGATGCGCTTGTCGCGTGGGTAACAGGGAAGCTTATTCCGCGTGAGCAAGATGAACGGCTTGCAAGCTACACCCGTCCACTGACGAAAGAGGATGGGTGCATCAACTGGACGCGTCCAGCCGTTGAGATTGATCGGATGGTTCGGGCATTCTCCCCGTGGCCCCGTGCCTGGACGCAGGTTGAACAAAGCCGGCTGATCATCTTGCGCGTTGCGCTGGCAGCGGACCATCCGTCACTTGCACCGGGGGAACTCTGGCCGGCAGCTGCGGGACTGCTCGTTGGCACTGGGAGCACCCCCATCGTCCTTCTCGAGGTGATTCCTGAAGGCCGGGCTGCGATGTCAGGGCTTGCCTGGTGGCGTGGCGCCCGACTGCCACCGGGAACACGCTTTGCCGCCTGCGAGAAAGGTCAAACCGATGGCAGCCGTTTCCCCCGAAACGCTTGA
- a CDS encoding DUF2298 domain-containing protein encodes MSKQRREQVGWWLATLALCGLALGVRLFGLNWDDGFLLHPDERFILMVAHDRIHLPHQSWTVLLDPAKSPLNPRADSPDGHPQSYAYGALPLILLKVMGWFWGTVTGIPSLSLVQLAHVGRFSSALVDTVTVLLTMLLARRLYGQIAGMLAGLLAALSVIAIQQAHFFVTDPWTTCFVALSLFLAVTFIEKPSWWRAGLLGMAYGAALACKVSVAPLVVPIVVALASTARRASSNRWQKFFDWSFTAAVGALVIFALFEPYALLRPRPYLTDAITQWRIATGRIDVPYTLQYIGTRPVFYQVEQLVRWGFGPALGLASLLGLAVGIWRATRERRVAEAILVVWIIVYSASTMFAEMKFLRYLLPLVPPLLVLASGLPGWLQTVWKHRWAPVAIWGITAAVVVVTAGWAVAFLSIYTEPNTRVAASAWIDANIPAGATLGVEHWDDPLPLPLPGHPWPGTAYHQVTLTLYDVRPNDQAFAYIAQQLQNVDYIILSSDRLARSIPRVPWRYPVTSEYYRLLENGQLGFQLVYEGHVVPHLGPLQFNDIDADESFSVYDHPHVRIYRKVQQLSTAELQERFAWAMSQPWYPQRTMPDAYRVRLGQPADTLPVANDLGWSAPLTRFQLLAVLWWVIVVCGLGWLVQPFAVQLFSTFADAGYGLVVLLSLVLVGYLTWIAVAIGWLPFSMPWLLLPIALVGLGSRVLLRSMQPAPTRTLSPLRWGSLAAFWGCFGLFLLLRALDPDLWHPIFDGEKPMEMAYTLAIARSLHFPPYDPWLADGTMNYYYYGFYLAAFLWKLTGIRPEVAFQLTVATFAGMLGGALFSLGATLGRWLLYQRPNVVRWAALSGAVTVYLGLLSGNLDPLAQVVQKHSLTIDFWQSSRVVTNAITEFPYFTYLWADLHPHALALPFLALLLCLLAQRVLVEAPICRLRLDQLVLSGVAAFTAGTIMVTNTWDLPLATILLVLYAGAPLRHVAGRWQRWLGALAATGCEAGVLIVLARWLFQPFYAHFIAPVSGIAVTRFGTPPLQYLAHYGIALLVLVEAVLLWLTLREHVPWLTMIFPVVAIFGGVALTIAVSHFWPQWTPAVNVPAFLITLAEAALMPLLFQQLVGELPATWESWLILGLTSVGAGLVVIIRPTAGMLFIPALGVTFAILLRFRGQGAALLALCAAAGALWITLLADLVLVRDDLYNSPWERMNTVFKFYFEAWLLVSVAGGVAFAWLASQVWTERSLPGVALGAVYLPPSSTTDDTSQTATEPDRGIARWSFAGALLAIVLGLGYPLLGTPQRLAQRMPTTPWGSLDGFAWMNGAVFPNSRGEPISLTGDYEAIQWLRDHAQGNPVVLEASIGPYRGDGARISAATGLPDVLGWDRHERQQRMSTEVDERMVLVRQIYQETNLTTKVALLRRFGVHYIIVGDVERHWRLDPPVAGASQPEELYASAAGIDAFTQLEGTVLRRVFDRDGTIIWEVLPFPTLPPAIGETGQHS; translated from the coding sequence ATGAGCAAGCAGCGTCGTGAACAGGTAGGCTGGTGGCTTGCAACGCTGGCTCTTTGTGGGCTGGCACTTGGCGTTCGCCTCTTCGGCCTCAACTGGGACGATGGCTTTCTGCTTCATCCTGATGAGCGTTTCATTCTGATGGTGGCGCATGACCGCATTCATCTGCCACACCAGTCGTGGACAGTTCTGCTTGATCCAGCGAAAAGTCCGCTGAATCCTCGGGCAGACAGCCCAGATGGGCACCCACAGTCGTATGCCTATGGTGCCTTGCCGCTTATCCTACTCAAGGTCATGGGCTGGTTTTGGGGGACGGTTACTGGAATTCCGTCGCTATCCCTTGTGCAACTGGCTCACGTTGGCCGGTTCAGCTCAGCGCTAGTCGATACCGTAACGGTTCTGCTCACGATGCTGCTTGCCCGTCGGCTGTATGGGCAGATAGCTGGGATGCTGGCTGGACTCCTGGCTGCTCTGAGTGTTATCGCAATTCAACAAGCCCATTTCTTCGTGACCGATCCCTGGACAACCTGCTTCGTTGCCCTCAGCTTGTTTCTCGCTGTTACCTTCATCGAAAAGCCATCGTGGTGGCGCGCTGGCTTGCTCGGCATGGCATATGGGGCCGCACTGGCCTGTAAAGTCAGCGTCGCACCGTTGGTTGTCCCGATCGTCGTCGCACTCGCGTCGACCGCGCGGCGAGCCTCAAGCAATCGGTGGCAGAAATTTTTTGACTGGAGTTTTACTGCAGCGGTTGGTGCCCTGGTCATCTTTGCGCTGTTCGAGCCGTATGCGCTGCTGCGACCACGTCCCTATCTCACGGATGCCATCACCCAGTGGCGAATCGCGACGGGCCGTATTGACGTTCCCTATACCTTGCAGTACATCGGCACGCGTCCAGTGTTCTATCAGGTCGAGCAGCTTGTCCGGTGGGGATTCGGCCCAGCGCTTGGACTTGCATCGCTGCTTGGTCTCGCTGTCGGCATATGGCGTGCCACACGCGAACGCCGCGTTGCTGAGGCCATCCTTGTCGTCTGGATCATCGTCTACAGCGCGAGCACCATGTTTGCGGAGATGAAGTTTCTCCGCTATCTGTTACCCCTCGTGCCACCGTTGCTGGTGCTAGCAAGCGGATTACCAGGATGGCTGCAGACCGTTTGGAAGCATCGCTGGGCTCCAGTCGCGATCTGGGGGATAACCGCTGCTGTGGTCGTGGTGACAGCTGGTTGGGCTGTGGCATTTCTTTCCATCTACACTGAGCCAAATACGCGGGTCGCAGCTTCTGCCTGGATCGACGCCAATATTCCAGCTGGCGCCACGCTCGGAGTTGAGCATTGGGACGATCCCCTTCCACTCCCGTTGCCTGGTCATCCATGGCCAGGTACGGCCTATCACCAGGTAACATTGACGCTTTACGATGTCCGACCGAATGATCAAGCGTTTGCCTACATTGCACAGCAGCTACAAAACGTTGACTATATCATTCTGTCAAGTGATCGCCTGGCACGTTCCATTCCGCGCGTGCCCTGGCGCTATCCTGTCACAAGCGAATACTATCGGCTTTTGGAGAATGGACAGCTTGGCTTTCAGCTTGTCTATGAAGGGCATGTTGTCCCGCATCTGGGGCCGCTGCAGTTTAACGACATCGATGCCGACGAGAGCTTTAGCGTCTACGACCATCCCCATGTACGGATTTACCGAAAGGTCCAGCAACTTTCAACGGCCGAACTCCAGGAGCGCTTCGCCTGGGCAATGTCTCAACCCTGGTATCCTCAGCGGACTATGCCAGATGCGTATCGCGTGCGTCTTGGCCAGCCAGCGGATACGCTTCCGGTTGCCAATGATCTTGGGTGGTCTGCACCCCTCACCCGGTTTCAACTGCTTGCGGTGCTGTGGTGGGTCATCGTTGTCTGTGGGCTCGGCTGGCTTGTTCAGCCCTTTGCCGTGCAACTCTTCAGTACTTTTGCCGATGCTGGTTACGGCTTGGTCGTCCTGCTGAGTCTCGTGCTCGTTGGATATCTTACGTGGATTGCCGTTGCAATTGGCTGGCTTCCCTTCTCGATGCCCTGGCTCCTGCTTCCCATCGCCCTGGTTGGGCTTGGAAGTCGCGTGCTTCTACGCAGCATGCAACCTGCGCCAACGCGAACGCTTTCACCGTTACGGTGGGGCAGCCTTGCCGCCTTTTGGGGATGCTTCGGCCTGTTCTTGCTTCTGCGCGCACTCGATCCTGATCTCTGGCATCCGATCTTCGATGGTGAGAAGCCGATGGAAATGGCCTATACCCTCGCCATCGCTCGAAGTCTCCATTTCCCACCGTATGACCCGTGGCTGGCCGATGGCACGATGAACTACTACTACTATGGCTTTTATCTCGCCGCCTTCTTATGGAAGCTCACCGGGATTCGCCCCGAGGTTGCGTTCCAGCTGACGGTTGCCACGTTCGCCGGCATGCTCGGTGGGGCGCTCTTTAGCCTTGGGGCAACGCTCGGCCGTTGGCTCCTGTACCAGCGTCCGAACGTGGTGCGCTGGGCTGCCCTGTCCGGAGCAGTAACCGTCTATTTGGGATTACTCAGTGGTAATCTGGACCCCCTTGCCCAGGTCGTGCAGAAACACAGCCTGACCATCGATTTCTGGCAAAGCTCTCGCGTCGTCACGAATGCGATTACCGAATTCCCGTATTTCACGTATCTCTGGGCTGATTTGCATCCGCATGCGCTTGCGCTGCCTTTCCTTGCATTGTTGCTTTGTCTTCTCGCACAACGTGTTCTTGTCGAGGCACCGATATGCCGGCTACGTCTCGACCAACTCGTACTGAGCGGTGTTGCCGCATTCACAGCTGGAACGATTATGGTAACGAATACGTGGGATTTGCCCCTTGCAACCATCCTCCTGGTGCTCTACGCTGGAGCACCCCTCCGACACGTGGCTGGCCGATGGCAGCGCTGGCTTGGCGCGCTTGCGGCAACAGGTTGCGAAGCTGGTGTGCTCATTGTGCTGGCGCGATGGCTGTTCCAGCCGTTCTACGCGCACTTCATTGCACCGGTCAGTGGCATAGCGGTAACGCGTTTTGGTACACCGCCACTCCAGTATCTGGCGCATTACGGCATTGCCCTCTTAGTCTTGGTCGAGGCAGTGCTGCTTTGGCTCACCCTTCGTGAGCATGTGCCCTGGTTGACTATGATCTTCCCGGTCGTTGCAATCTTTGGAGGCGTTGCGCTGACAATTGCGGTGAGCCATTTCTGGCCCCAGTGGACCCCTGCCGTCAATGTGCCAGCCTTCCTCATCACGCTCGCCGAAGCGGCGCTCATGCCATTGTTGTTCCAACAATTGGTGGGAGAACTTCCCGCAACCTGGGAAAGTTGGCTGATTCTTGGGTTGACGAGCGTTGGTGCAGGATTGGTTGTCATCATCCGGCCGACAGCGGGCATGCTCTTTATTCCTGCACTCGGGGTGACATTCGCCATTCTGCTTCGGTTTCGCGGACAAGGGGCGGCACTGCTTGCCCTATGCGCTGCAGCTGGTGCGCTCTGGATTACGCTGCTTGCTGACCTCGTGCTTGTCCGTGACGACCTGTATAACTCTCCGTGGGAGCGCATGAACACGGTCTTCAAGTTCTACTTTGAAGCATGGCTGCTCGTGAGCGTTGCAGGCGGGGTGGCCTTTGCCTGGCTCGCGAGCCAGGTGTGGACTGAACGCTCGTTGCCGGGCGTTGCCCTGGGGGCAGTCTATCTTCCGCCGTCGTCAACAACTGACGATACGTCCCAGACCGCTACTGAGCCTGACCGCGGTATTGCTCGCTGGTCCTTTGCGGGGGCACTCCTCGCCATTGTGCTTGGGCTCGGTTATCCTCTCTTGGGCACACCGCAGCGTCTTGCCCAGCGGATGCCAACGACGCCGTGGGGAAGCCTCGATGGGTTTGCCTGGATGAATGGCGCAGTCTTTCCAAATAGTCGGGGGGAACCGATTTCCTTGACTGGAGACTATGAAGCCATTCAGTGGCTTCGCGACCATGCACAAGGCAATCCCGTTGTCCTTGAAGCAAGCATTGGTCCCTATCGAGGAGATGGCGCACGCATCTCAGCGGCGACGGGATTGCCCGATGTCCTCGGCTGGGATCGACATGAACGCCAGCAACGGATGAGTACGGAAGTCGACGAACGAATGGTGCTGGTCCGTCAAATCTATCAGGAGACGAACCTTACGACCAAAGTGGCACTGTTACGCCGCTTTGGCGTGCACTACATCATCGTTGGCGACGTGGAACGGCACTGGCGGCTCGATCCGCCGGTGGCTGGAGCAAGCCAGCCAGAAGAGCTTTATGCCTCTGCCGCCGGAATTGACGCGTTCACGCAGCTTGAAGGTACCGTGTTACGCCGGGTCTTTGATCGTGATGGAACGATCATTTGGGAAGTCTTGCCTTTCCCCACTTTGCCTCCGGCTATAGGAGAAACGGGTCAGCATTCATGA
- a CDS encoding DUF2298 domain-containing protein, with amino-acid sequence MTVILWYLVLLALGWAAYPLTARALSRLPDAGLGLLRIVGLVVMLGPVWWLTSFFPIPFKPVTLWVALGGVAALCWGLELFRPVARLILRSQWRRALLYEALTLLGFLAYLGFRGFQPDIAYTEKPMDLAFLASAIRTNHLPLPDPWFAGQPANYYTFGYIMMGALAKLAGAPPGIAFVLALATLFALCLVASVSVGANLARFLAGPSSSAWPVWLGGAFSCLFLLFLGNLVTPWRLLTRPHQTLSQSWWEGIGWNASRVIIDTGFPFGNQPHQTINEFPAFSFVLGDLHPHLLDLPFFLLVIGLAVALVQGYEQPWALGLAAGTLGLLDATNSWDMPTGLALLAVSALLAPRTAGWVYRALAYATTVAGLALAALPFTRLYIPSFGADPSVLPPALAQFPILGTIIRTFGIVIWNRSSASSLVLVHGFFLLLGWGWTIVAFRGLPERLRPSPFLAAIIAGVVAVLSFATHFPALFLFGLPAVVLALSAWIGDWQPATRFVLGALALAWGLIIAVELVYLQDVFGDRMNTVFKVYFQVWAIHALILGGSLPALLTHLGQIRRWLVPASRAAVVVGCLATLTYLPLSAWKWTNGFERWQGIDGLAYIQRFSPSEAKAINWLARTAPTNATVLELPGCSYGVTNGLPQNRVSMATGIPTVAGWFGHEYQWRRGSPAQLQELSQRRQLATAVYTMPSMQSVTALLRRVPVTYIYIGTLERVGLGPGCPIDGTVQPAALEQTLQQAGWQRVFADGDVAIYQRLPHESIVDDERGSMLA; translated from the coding sequence ATGACGGTCATACTCTGGTATCTCGTGCTGTTGGCGTTGGGATGGGCAGCCTACCCACTGACTGCACGCGCGTTGTCCCGCTTACCTGATGCTGGACTCGGTCTGCTGCGCATCGTTGGGCTGGTCGTCATGCTTGGACCAGTGTGGTGGCTTACCAGCTTCTTCCCCATCCCTTTCAAGCCAGTGACACTATGGGTGGCGCTCGGCGGTGTTGCCGCCCTCTGTTGGGGACTGGAATTGTTCCGCCCCGTTGCGCGCCTGATTTTGCGGTCACAGTGGCGCCGGGCATTGCTCTACGAAGCATTGACATTGCTCGGATTCCTGGCCTATCTCGGCTTCCGCGGCTTTCAGCCGGACATCGCCTATACCGAAAAGCCGATGGATTTGGCTTTCTTGGCCAGTGCCATCCGGACCAATCATTTACCATTGCCTGACCCCTGGTTTGCTGGACAGCCAGCAAATTACTACACGTTTGGCTATATCATGATGGGCGCCCTCGCTAAGCTGGCTGGTGCGCCGCCGGGCATTGCCTTTGTGCTCGCGCTTGCGACACTCTTTGCCCTTTGCCTCGTTGCAAGTGTGAGTGTCGGGGCGAATCTCGCTCGTTTCCTTGCTGGTCCATCCTCATCCGCGTGGCCGGTCTGGTTGGGTGGAGCGTTCAGTTGCCTCTTTCTCTTATTTCTCGGCAACCTCGTTACGCCATGGCGATTGCTGACACGTCCGCACCAGACGCTGTCACAGTCGTGGTGGGAGGGGATCGGGTGGAACGCTTCTCGCGTAATCATTGATACGGGGTTTCCGTTTGGCAATCAGCCCCACCAGACGATTAACGAATTTCCTGCCTTCTCGTTCGTTCTCGGTGACCTTCACCCTCACCTGCTTGATCTGCCGTTCTTCTTGCTGGTGATCGGCCTTGCCGTAGCGCTTGTTCAAGGTTATGAGCAACCATGGGCACTCGGCCTGGCGGCGGGCACGCTCGGCTTGCTCGACGCCACGAATTCCTGGGACATGCCAACCGGCCTTGCGCTCCTCGCTGTTTCTGCTCTGCTGGCCCCGCGTACTGCCGGCTGGGTCTACCGAGCGCTTGCCTATGCCACCACGGTTGCAGGGCTCGCCCTCGCAGCGTTGCCATTCACGCGTCTCTATATTCCGTCATTTGGCGCTGATCCATCTGTGCTTCCACCAGCGCTTGCACAGTTTCCCATTCTTGGCACCATCATCCGAACGTTTGGGATCGTTATCTGGAATCGCAGTAGTGCAAGTAGCCTTGTACTTGTGCATGGGTTCTTTCTCCTCCTCGGCTGGGGCTGGACCATCGTCGCGTTCCGCGGGTTGCCGGAGCGACTGCGACCCTCGCCGTTCCTGGCAGCGATCATCGCGGGAGTGGTTGCAGTACTGAGCTTTGCGACGCATTTCCCCGCGTTGTTCCTCTTCGGACTTCCAGCTGTTGTGCTTGCATTGAGTGCCTGGATTGGTGATTGGCAGCCTGCAACGCGCTTCGTTCTCGGTGCGCTCGCCCTTGCGTGGGGGCTGATTATCGCTGTCGAGTTGGTCTATCTTCAGGACGTCTTTGGCGATCGCATGAACACGGTCTTCAAAGTGTATTTCCAGGTCTGGGCGATCCACGCGCTCATTCTTGGCGGCAGCTTGCCTGCACTTCTGACGCATCTCGGACAGATTCGACGCTGGCTTGTCCCGGCTTCACGTGCTGCTGTCGTTGTTGGCTGCCTTGCGACCTTGACGTATCTTCCGCTGTCAGCATGGAAATGGACAAATGGCTTTGAGCGCTGGCAGGGGATTGATGGGTTAGCCTATATCCAACGCTTTTCGCCATCAGAGGCCAAGGCGATCAACTGGCTTGCTCGAACAGCGCCGACGAATGCCACCGTACTTGAACTGCCCGGTTGCTCGTATGGTGTAACGAATGGCTTACCCCAGAATCGTGTCTCAATGGCCACTGGTATTCCAACGGTCGCTGGTTGGTTTGGGCACGAATATCAGTGGCGACGGGGCAGTCCGGCGCAGCTTCAAGAATTGAGCCAACGCCGTCAACTGGCAACGGCAGTGTATACCATGCCAAGTATGCAGTCGGTAACCGCACTGCTTCGCCGCGTTCCCGTCACGTATATCTACATTGGCACACTTGAGCGCGTGGGGCTTGGCCCAGGCTGTCCAATCGATGGCACCGTCCAGCCAGCGGCACTCGAGCAAACCTTGCAGCAAGCAGGCTGGCAACGTGTTTTTGCCGATGGCGACGTCGCAATCTATCAGCGTCTTCCGCACGAGAGTATCGTTGACGATGAGCGGGGAAGCATGTTAGCATAA
- the infC gene encoding translation initiation factor IF-3 codes for MDENGTNLGVVRTNEALRIARERGLDLVEVQPNAVPPVCRIMDYGKYRYEESRREREARKRQKVIEVKEIRLRPRIDDHDLQTKLRQAQGFLADGAKVRFTVMFRGREIAHQELGEKLLQRVVEAMTGHAVIEQPPHLEGRNLILVVAPHGSVGQAVERPATTTEKG; via the coding sequence ATTGACGAGAATGGTACAAACCTCGGTGTTGTCCGAACAAATGAAGCGCTCCGGATTGCGCGTGAGCGCGGTCTTGACCTCGTCGAAGTGCAGCCAAACGCTGTTCCGCCGGTCTGCCGGATCATGGACTATGGAAAGTACCGGTATGAGGAAAGCCGGCGGGAGCGAGAGGCCAGAAAGCGGCAGAAAGTTATTGAAGTGAAGGAAATCCGCCTGCGACCACGTATCGATGACCACGATCTACAGACGAAGCTGCGGCAGGCACAGGGTTTCCTTGCTGACGGTGCAAAGGTGCGCTTCACCGTCATGTTCCGTGGGCGTGAGATCGCCCATCAGGAACTGGGTGAAAAACTCCTCCAGCGAGTTGTTGAAGCCATGACGGGACATGCCGTCATTGAGCAGCCGCCTCACCTTGAGGGGCGAAACCTGATCTTGGTGGTTGCGCCTCACGGGAGTGTCGGTCAGGCGGTAGAACGACCAGCGACAACGACAGAGAAAGGATAG
- the rpmI gene encoding 50S ribosomal protein L35, which translates to MKTKKAAAKRFKITAGGKVLRMRGWRGHNRLKKSDRVRRSYDRMLPVSPSDVHRVKRLLPYAF; encoded by the coding sequence ATGAAGACGAAGAAAGCTGCGGCGAAGCGGTTTAAGATAACCGCAGGTGGCAAAGTCTTGCGTATGCGTGGGTGGCGCGGCCATAACCGGCTGAAGAAGAGTGATCGTGTGCGTCGATCATACGACCGCATGCTTCCAGTATCACCATCAGATGTGCATCGGGTGAAGCGCTTGCTGCCCTACGCGTTCTAA
- the rplT gene encoding 50S ribosomal protein L20: protein MVRVKRGVTKRRRHKKILEMAKGYQLGRSTLYRQANEAVLKALRYQYRDRRNRKRDFRRLWIIRINAAARQHGLRYSTFINGLKLAGIEVNRKMLADLAVNDTAAFAELVATAKNALAERAA from the coding sequence ATGGTGCGGGTCAAACGTGGAGTAACAAAGCGCCGTCGCCATAAGAAGATTCTTGAGATGGCGAAGGGCTATCAGCTCGGACGAAGTACGCTCTATCGCCAAGCGAATGAGGCGGTACTCAAGGCCCTTCGATATCAGTATCGTGACCGCCGTAACCGTAAGCGAGACTTCCGGCGCCTGTGGATCATTCGGATCAACGCGGCGGCTCGGCAACACGGCTTGCGCTACAGTACATTCATCAACGGTCTCAAGCTTGCCGGCATTGAAGTCAACCGCAAGATGCTCGCTGATCTTGCGGTGAATGACACCGCCGCGTTCGCGGAGCTTGTTGCTACTGCGAAGAACGCCCTGGCTGAGCGTGCAGCGTGA
- a CDS encoding TrmH family RNA methyltransferase, producing the protein MQRERITSPANPVVRYARSLLRPRMRDRERAFLVEGPRIIYDALAAGIAPRVLFYVPERLSLPEQSLIDEAARHGTRVIAVAPPILSLITDTVTPQGMVAIFPLPDLPLAIPKDQSALFLVLDRIQDPGNVGTILRTALGAGVHAVFLTEGTADPFAPKVVRAAAGAHFRLPILPLDPAHPDPRILRCAQRLAAEVKSSHSYDAIDWTRDTVLVLGSEAHGISSALRPLLTGSVAIPLAGGLESLNVAIAGAILLFEAARQRRRR; encoded by the coding sequence GTGCAGCGTGAACGCATCACGAGTCCAGCCAATCCAGTAGTACGCTATGCCCGCTCACTGCTACGCCCTCGGATGCGAGACCGTGAGCGGGCATTCCTTGTTGAAGGACCACGCATTATCTATGATGCGCTCGCTGCGGGTATTGCCCCCCGCGTCCTTTTCTACGTTCCCGAACGGCTTAGCTTACCTGAGCAATCACTCATCGACGAAGCTGCACGTCACGGAACGCGTGTCATTGCCGTTGCCCCACCAATCCTCTCCTTGATAACGGATACCGTCACTCCACAGGGCATGGTTGCAATCTTCCCGCTGCCGGACTTGCCCCTCGCAATCCCCAAAGACCAATCAGCACTCTTCCTCGTCCTTGATCGGATTCAGGATCCAGGCAACGTTGGCACCATCCTCCGTACAGCGCTCGGTGCCGGCGTTCACGCGGTCTTCTTGACTGAAGGAACCGCCGATCCATTCGCACCGAAGGTTGTCCGTGCTGCCGCAGGAGCACACTTTCGCTTGCCGATCTTGCCACTTGACCCTGCCCATCCCGATCCTCGCATACTCCGCTGTGCCCAGCGGCTTGCCGCCGAAGTGAAGAGTTCCCACTCCTATGATGCGATCGACTGGACACGCGATACGGTGCTTGTTCTCGGCAGTGAGGCGCACGGTATCTCGTCAGCCCTCCGACCACTCTTAACGGGATCAGTGGCGATTCCACTTGCTGGCGGACTCGAATCGCTCAATGTCGCGATTGCGGGAGCGATTCTGCTGTTTGAAGCTGCACGGCAGCGGCGGCGCCGCTAG
- a CDS encoding HU family DNA-binding protein, translating into MRKSDLIRVVAEKTGLRQTQVTPVVNALFQTIQDALARGEQVSIAGFGTFRVSERSAREGRNPQTGSKITIPARKSPSFRPGTQLKRAVSGK; encoded by the coding sequence ATGCGAAAGAGTGATCTCATCCGTGTTGTTGCGGAGAAGACTGGGCTGCGACAAACCCAGGTTACACCAGTGGTCAACGCACTCTTTCAAACGATTCAGGACGCACTCGCCCGTGGCGAGCAGGTGAGCATTGCCGGCTTTGGCACGTTCCGCGTCAGCGAGCGCTCCGCGCGAGAAGGCCGCAACCCGCAGACTGGCTCGAAGATCACGATTCCGGCTCGAAAGAGCCCAAGCTTCCGCCCAGGTACGCAACTGAAGCGCGCCGTTTCGGGCAAGTAG